The segment GGACAACATTTCTGGCGCTGAAAGCGGTGGAATATTATGTTGACTATCGAGAAAACTTAGTGCCGCGGTTGGCGTTCGATCCGGCGGAATGGACGGAATCTGGAGTTCACCCACAAGAAGTGCAATTATTTTTGGTGTTCTACTACTGCCTGACGGGGCTGCACGCAGTTCACCTCACGATTGGCATTTCGGTCGTGCTTGTGTTGGCTGCGCTAGCACGAAAAAAACATTTTACGGAGGGCTATTATTCTCCTGTCGAATCATGGGGCTTGTATTGGCACTTTGTCGACGTGATTTGGATCTTTTTGCTGCCGCTGTTGTATTTAGTGGGGACACGAACTTCGCTGTGGTGATCAGCCGCGGGGAAATTGCAATGAACGAAAAATCGATTTCGCCGGCACTCTATTACATCGTGTTTGCAACTCTGGCGCTGTTGACGCTACTGACTTGTGGTATATCGTTTTTGCACGAGGCACCGGCGTGGCATACGGTTGTGGGATTGGCGATCGCCGCAGTAAAAGCAACGCTGGTGGCTCTCTACTTTATGCATTTGCTGCACAGCGGCCGCGTAACCTGGTTGGCCGTGCTGGCCGCGCTGTTTTGGCTGGCAATTATGCTGGGGCTGACATTGGCTGATTTTTTAACGCGCCACTGGCTCGCTTATTAGCGCGGAATGCCGCATAGGAACCGTCATGTGGATTCTCGTTTAGTCTGCAAAATATCCTTCGCCTTTTCTAGTTCGCGCCGGCGCGATTTTGGCAATGTCTTGCCCGCCCTGTTGATGAAAAACTGAACCATCCGGATGGCCGAGCCAATTCCCTTGGGGCTAACTTTTTTGGTGGCCATGACACGGGCAATAGTTTCGGCATCCTTGGTGTACAAGCCTGCCGGCGGATAGGTGGATACGGTTTTTACCTTCCCGCTCCATTTTTTGTTGCTACCTTTTTTATGCGATCTGGTTTTCGCGTGGCGCGTGGTGTTTTTCTTGGGCGAGGCCCCTGCTTTCTTGGCCGACTTCTTTGCCATCGCAAATCACCTCTGTGTTGAATGGTTACTATTTGCGAGTTCTTTTTTCGGCTCGGCTTCGACGGCTTTCGAGCGATCATCGCCGGGCGGATGGTTGGCATCGGGTTCCCACATTCGAACGCCGCCAATGTAGGCCATTTCGTTGGAGCCGCGCCGGCATCCTTCAGGAAGCTTGCTCAACTTTTTTGCTTGTCCGCCGCCAAGCACGACGTAGTCTGCTAAAAAGGCGGGCTTGAGCATGGCAATCGCATCTGTCACCGCCTGTTGCCATTTCTTACCGCCGTGCGTTTCGTAGGCTTGGTGATTCAGATGAGATTCCAATGTCTCGTCTTTGTACAATTTGAGGTGGCCTAGCGCCAGCGGGATGATTTTGCCGTCGATCATGTAAACCGAGCCCATGCTGGTTCCTAAGCCAAGGAACAGCATTCGACCTCCTTCGTAGCTGCCAAAGGCCTGCATGCAGGCGTCGTTCATAATTTTTAGGGGCGCTTTAAAAGCTTTGGCGAAGTCGAACCCAACCCAACCCGGCGCCAGGTTATATGGGTCCTGGGTAGGATATCCGTGCAAAACATCGCCGGGATAGCCGATGGAAACGCGGTCATATTTCCATTCGTCGATGTGCTTCTTGACAGTTTTTACAAATTCCTCCGGCGTCATCTTAGGGCCCGATTCAAACTTAATTTTTTCGCTCTCGCCGGTGCGCCAAATTTTGACATTGCTACCGCCGATGTCGATGACAAGAGTGTTCATAGATGGAAATATCAACAGAATTTTTGAGTAGAAAATGCAATTGTTGAAGTGCAAGCGTTATACCAAATTCCCAATCTTAACTGGCATTCGGCATACTTTTTGCCGTACTTGGATGTTCATGCAGTATTCAGTGGCCGCCTTCGATTATGACGGAACTCTCGCTGGCGATGGGCGCATTTCTGAAGCCACCGTCGCGGCCTTGGAAGCCTGTCGCAGGTCAGGCCGGAAGCTAATTATGGTAACGGGCCGCGAGTTGCCCGATTTGCTAAGCGTCTGTCCGCATTTGGGCTTGTTCGAATGCGTCGTGGCAGAGAACGGGGCACTCTTGTATCATGCCGACGGCAAGAAGGAGAAGGTCCTGGGGCCGGCTCCCTCGGCGGAATTCGTGGCCACGTTAAAACGGCGTGGTGTTACCCCGTGCACCACAGGTCGCGTGATTGTTTCGACTAAACATCCCCATGAAACGGTCGTGTTGCAAACGATCCGCGATTTGGGACTGGAATTGCAAGTAATCTTCAATAAGGGCTCGGTCATGATATTGCCCTCTGGAATC is part of the Pirellulales bacterium genome and harbors:
- a CDS encoding cytochrome c oxidase subunit 3 codes for the protein TTFLALKAVEYYVDYRENLVPRLAFDPAEWTESGVHPQEVQLFLVFYYCLTGLHAVHLTIGISVVLVLAALARKKHFTEGYYSPVESWGLYWHFVDVIWIFLLPLLYLVGTRTSLW
- a CDS encoding cytochrome C oxidase subunit IV family protein, producing MNEKSISPALYYIVFATLALLTLLTCGISFLHEAPAWHTVVGLAIAAVKATLVALYFMHLLHSGRVTWLAVLAALFWLAIMLGLTLADFLTRHWLAY
- a CDS encoding DUF3175 domain-containing protein: MAKKSAKKAGASPKKNTTRHAKTRSHKKGSNKKWSGKVKTVSTYPPAGLYTKDAETIARVMATKKVSPKGIGSAIRMVQFFINRAGKTLPKSRRRELEKAKDILQTKREST
- a CDS encoding ROK family protein, with protein sequence MNTLVIDIGGSNVKIWRTGESEKIKFESGPKMTPEEFVKTVKKHIDEWKYDRVSIGYPGDVLHGYPTQDPYNLAPGWVGFDFAKAFKAPLKIMNDACMQAFGSYEGGRMLFLGLGTSMGSVYMIDGKIIPLALGHLKLYKDETLESHLNHQAYETHGGKKWQQAVTDAIAMLKPAFLADYVVLGGGQAKKLSKLPEGCRRGSNEMAYIGGVRMWEPDANHPPGDDRSKAVEAEPKKELANSNHSTQR
- a CDS encoding HAD family hydrolase codes for the protein MQYSVAAFDYDGTLAGDGRISEATVAALEACRRSGRKLIMVTGRELPDLLSVCPHLGLFECVVAENGALLYHADGKKEKVLGPAPSAEFVATLKRRGVTPCTTGRVIVSTKHPHETVVLQTIRDLGLELQVIFNKGSVMILPSGINKATGLAAAIKELGLSPENTVAIGDAENDHALLEGCALGVAVANAVPLLKAHADWVTDDENGAGVKQLIDRLLQNDLADLHPKQIADASQTN